One window of the Brettanomyces bruxellensis chromosome 1, complete sequence genome contains the following:
- a CDS encoding uncharacterized protein (SECRETED:SignalP(1-18)) — MIFKRLLNVVTIATAAYGLPLLQGRDKKSDDISAETITSESSYLFSFPNTAQNDNMFPMEQCKGVTLEEATIDQLQEYMSKEILTSVDLVTCYTQRYLQLNSYTKNIAELNPDAFKIAKLMDKERAKGKVRSPLHGIPFIVKDNFATKDKMQTCAGSASLLGSIVPRDAFVVKKLREAGAVLFGHGAMSEWADMRSSDYSEGYSALGGQSRNPYNLTVNPGGSSSGPGGAVAANMIMFALGTETDGSIVDPANRQGVVGFKPTVGLTSRDMVIPESHHQDTTGPLARTVKDAVYVLQHIYGIDKNDEFTLNQTGKTPKDGDYTKFLSNKNALKGAKFGLPWEGIWTQAKSAEIEELLETLKTLEDAGATIVNNTNFKDPYASISPDGWNWDYGGVEGWANQSEFTVVKVDFYNNIKQYLSEIKNTNITSLEDIVEFNNLYSGTEGGEPNVHPAFASGQDSLNSSLASGGIMDETYWNAVEYIHRTTREEGIDYALNYTDPESGKNIKLDALLFPTSTTVGFQQAAMAGYPLITIPVSQRKDARPFGICLMQTAFGEPKLIKYGSAIEDLLHARAKPQFLEYIAQNVPVW; from the coding sequence ATGATCTTCAAGAGACTTTTGAACGTGGTCACCATTGCCACAGCCGCATATGGTTTACCGCTCTTGCAAGGCAGAGATAAGAAGTCGGATGATATTTCAGCGGAAACAATCACTTCCGAGTCAAGTTACCTCTTTAGCTTTCCAAATACTGCCCAGAATGATAACATGTTCCCTATGGAACAATGTAAAGGCGTTACCTTGGAAGAAGCTACGATTGATCAACTACAGGAGTACATGTCCAAAGAAATCTTGACATCTGTGGATTTGGTTACCTGCTACACACAACGTTACCTACAGTTAAACTCTTACACCAAGAATATTGCGGAACTAAACCCAGATGCTTTTAAAATTGCAAAGCTAATGGACAAAGAGAGAGCAAAGGGTAAAGTTAGATCCCCACTTCACGGAATACCTTTTATTGTTAAAGATAACTTTGCTACAAAGGACAAAATGCAGACGTGTGCAGGATCTGCCAGTTTACTTGGCTCAATTGTTCCAAGGGATGCATTTGTTGTTAAAAAACTAAGAGAAGCTGGTGCTGTTTTGTTTGGTCATGGTGCAATGTCGGAATGGGCAGACATGCGTTCATCTGATTATTCCGAAGGATACTCAGCCTTGGGAGGACAATCTAGAAATCCATATAACTTGACTGTGAACCCAGGTGGATCATCTTCGGGACCAGGTGGAGCAGTTGCTGCAAACATGATTATGTTCGCACTTGGAACAGAAACGGATGGATCAATTGTCGATCCTGCAAATAGACAAGGTGTTGTCGGATTTAAACCAACTGTCGGATTAACTTCAAGAGACATGGTCATTCCAGAATCACATCACCAAGATACAACCGGACCACTTGCCAGAACGGTTAAGGATGCAGTTTACGTTTTACAGCATATATATGGAATTGACAAAAATGATGAGTTTACTTTGAACCAAACAGGAAAAACTCCTAAGGATGGAGACTATACAAAATTCTTGTCGAACAAGAATGCTTTGAAAGGAGCAAAGTTTGGCTTGCCATGGGAAGGTATCTGGACTCAGGCAAAGAGTGCCGAGATTGAAGAGTTACTAGAGACTTTGAAGACCCTTGAAGATGCTGGTGCCACTATTGTTAATAACACAAACTTCAAGGATCCTTATGCTTCTATTTCCCCCGATGGCTGGAATTGGGACTATGGTGGAGTTGAAGGATGGGCAAATCAGTCTGAATTCACCGTTGTTAAGGTTGACTTTTACAATAACATTAAGCAGTACCTATCCGAGATTAAGAATACCAATATTACATCCCTTGAAGATATTGTGGAATTCAATAATTTGTACAGTGGTACCGAAGGTGGAGAGCCTAATGTTCATCCGGCTTTTGCTTCTGGTCAAGATTCTTTGAATTCATCTCTTGCCTCCGGTGGTATCATGGATGAAACGTACTGGAACGCTGTTGAGTACATACACAGAACTACCAGGGAAGAAGGTATAGATTATGCATTAAACTACACCGACCCtgaaagtggaaaaaatattaaactagatgctttgcttttcccTACTTCTACTACTGTTGGTTTCCAACAGGCTGCAATGGCAGGTTATCCTTTAATTACAATTCCTGTTTCACAGAGAAAAGATGCAAGACCTTTCGGTATTTGCTTGATGCAAACCGCCTTTGGTGAaccaaaattaattaaatatGGTAGTGCAATTGAGGACTTATTGCATGCCAGAGCAAAGCCACAATTCCTCGAATATATTGCTCAAAATGTCCCCGTCTGGTGA